A window from Zingiber officinale cultivar Zhangliang chromosome 7A, Zo_v1.1, whole genome shotgun sequence encodes these proteins:
- the LOC122002063 gene encoding calcium-dependent protein kinase 17-like has translation MGNTCVGPYIDHQRFLQSISAGVLWRPRESPSDPSHPTNPKAAGDAQTPPTPVSISSDDLKYPPPPPPSTVHDSVASSPAAGRSRPRVDRLPSAGLRVCSVLPRKTENIKDHYILGHKLGQGQFGTTYLCVDKVTRKEFACKSIAKRKLASDDDVEDVRREIQIMHHLCGHPNVISIVSTYEDAVHVHLIMDLCAGGELFDRIVQRGHYSEKAAAELARVIIGVVEVCHSMGVMHRDLKPENFLFVNKDENSPLKTIDFGLSVFFKPGDTFTDVVGSPYYVAPEVLLKRYGLEVDVWSAGVIIYILLSGVPPFWAETEQGIFEQVLRGELDLKMDPWPSISESAKDLVRRMLVRDPKRRLTAHEALCHPWVCVDGIAPSKPLDSAVLTRLKQFSAMNKLKKMAIRVIAESLSDEEIAGLKEMFKMIDADNSGQITFEELKIGLKKVGANLKESEISALMKAADIDNNGTIDYGEFIAATLHLNKIEREDNLFSAFSYFDKDGSGYITHDELQKACEEFGIQDAHIEEIIQEIDQDNDGRIDYNEFVTMMQKGNAVFGKKGPRSNYSFGLREALRLG, from the exons ATGGGCAACACCTGCGTCGGCCCCTACATCGACCACCAGAGATTCCTCCAGTCCATCTCCGCCGGTGTCCTCTGGCGCCCCCGCGAATCCCCCTCCGACCCCTCCCACCCCACTAACCCTAAGGCAGCCGGCGACGCCCAGACTCCACCAACCCCCGTTTCCATCTCCTCCGACGACCTCAAGTACCCACCTCCTCCCCCTCCCTCCACGGTACACGATTCGGTCGCTTCCTCCCCTGCCGCCGGCCGCTCTCGGCCTCGTGTCGACCGCCTCCCCAGCGCCGGCCTCCGCGTCTGCTCCGTCCTCCCACGCAAGACCGAAAACATCAAGGACCACTACATCCTCGGGCACAAGTTGGGGCAGGGGCAGTTCGGCACTACCTACCTCTGCGTCGACAAAGTCACTCGCAAGGAGTTCGCTTGCAAGTCTATCGCCAAGCGGAAGCTCGCCTCCGACGATGATGTCGAGGACGTGCGGCGGGAGATCCAGATCATGCATCATCTTTGCGGCCATCCCAACGTGATATCGATCGTCAGTACCTATGAGGACGCCGTCCACGTGCACCTCATCATGGATCTATGTGCTGGCGGAGAGCTCTTCGATCGCATCGTACAGAGGGGGCACTACTCCGAGAAGGCTGCTGCCGAGCTTGCTAGGGTCATTATCGGGGTTGTGGAGGTGTGCCATTCTATGGGAGTTATGCATCGCGAtctcaagcccgagaacttcctATTTGTCAACAAGGACGAGAACTCGCCACTCAAAACCATTGATTTTGGACTATCCGTTTTCTTCAAGCCAG ggGACACATTTACGGATGTTGTTGGAAGTCCATATTATGTTGCCCCAGAAGTACTTCTCAAGCGTTATGGTCTAGAGGTGGATGTTTGGAGTGCTGGCGTAATTATTTATATCCTGTTAAGTGGGGTCCCACCATTTTGGGCTG AAACAGAGCAAGGGATATTTGAACAAGTTTTAAGAGGTGAGCTTGATCTTAAAATGGACCCCTGGCCTAGTATATCAGAGAGCGCCAAAGATTTGGTTAGAAGAATGCTTGTCAGAGATCCAAAAAGACGATTAACTGCTCATGAAGCACTAT GTCATCCTTGGGTTTGTGTTGATGGTATAGCTCCTAGCAAGCCTCTTGACTCTGCTGTACTTACTCGGTTAAAACAATTTTCGGCGATGAACAAGCTCAAGAAAATGGCAATAAGG GTAATTGCTGAGAGCCTATCGGACGAGGAAATTGCTGGTTTGAAAGAAATGTTTAAGATGATTGATGCAGATAATAGTGGCCAAATCACGTTTGAGGAACTCAAAATAGGCTTGAAAAAAGTTGGTGCCAATCTCAAGgagtctgaaatttcagctctgATGAAAGCT GCTGATATCGACAACAATGGTACTATCGACTATGGAGAGTTCATAGCTGCTACCTTGCATCTAAACAAGATAGAGAGAGAGGACAACCTATTTTCAGCCTTTTCATATTTTGACAAAGATGGTAGTGGCTACATAACACATGATGAGCTCCAGAAAGCTTGTGAAGAATTTGGCATCCAGGATGCACACATAGAAGAGATAATTCAAGAAATCGATCAGGATAAT GATGGAAGGATAGACTATAATGAGTTTGTCACAATGA